CACTGGAGGTATCTGAAACCAAAAAGGGAGAAAAGCCAGAACCCGTATCAACCCAAGCACATCCTGGAGCCTTTCTTACACCAAAATCCCGCATGATGGTTCTCACTTTTGCCAGTTTATTCCAACGTCCAGCATCTGCATACATATTAGCAATCAACACATAATATCCAGGATTATCGGGCCTCAGCTCCAGCAGTTTCTCAGCTGCCCATTCTCCTATCTCAGTATTCCTATGAATCTTACATGCTCCAAGGAGAGTTGCCCACATTTCAGGTGTTGGTTCATAAGGCATCTTTATAATGATTTCCTCTGCTTTTTTAAGTAGACCAGCCCTACCAAAGAGGTCAATCAAGCAAGAAAAGTGCTCCAAACGAGGACTTATATCATAAGTACTTTGCATCTGTTCGAATAGCTTCTGACCCTGCGTCACATGGCCTGAATGACTACATGCTGACAAAGTAGCAACCATGGTCACATGGTCTGGTTTTATATGGTGCCTTATCATCTCATTAAAAAGTTCAATTGCTTCTCTTCCTTCACCTTGAATACCATATCCTGCTATCAGCGAAGTGTAGGTAACTGCATCTTTCTTGCTCATCAAATTAAATAGTTTTCTGGCTACTACTACCTTTCCGGATCTCGCATACATATCCACAAGTGAATTCCACAATAGCATATGTTCCTCAAACCCTTTCCGCCTTGTAAGATAGCAGTGAAATTCTTTACCATGTTGTAAATTTGCCACCCTAGCACAAAGGGGGAGAATGCTTGCTATAGTTATATAATTTGGCTCAACACCAGAAAGCAGCATTTCTCGGAAAAGAAAGGAGGTTTCCTCAGACCTGTCCCAATGTGCAAAGCCAGATATGATCGTATTCCAGGTAATTACAGTTTTAGAGTCAACCAACTGAAATAAAATATGCGCCTGCTTAAGCGCCTTGCATCTGGCATACATATTGATTAAAGCATTTCTTACATTATCGAAATCGTCAAGGTGACTTCGCATCACTATACCATgaatttcttttccattttttaacAAACCAGTATGAGAACATGCACCCAAACCAATAAGTGTTGCCACAGGTTCTAGCTGAATTCCACAAGTTCTCATTTGAGAGAACAATTTAAGAGCCCCAATAAAGTTACCTGTCTTCAAGCAACCTCCAGCTATGGTGTTCCAAGTAATAATATCCATTTCAGCACCAGTAGCCCTCATTCTATCAAAAAGTTCAAAAGCTTTACTCCACATACCTTTGGAAGCATAACCATAGATCATTGAATTCCATGAAACTGCATCCTTAACTGGCATCCTTTCAAATATGTCATTTGCAACATCCACTTCCCCACATTTCGCATACATGGAAACTAAAGCATTCTGGACAAACAAGCTACCCTCTAGGAAACTACCATCTATAGATTTGTGAATATCCTGGCCAGAAGCAAGATTTAATTGTTCACCACAGGCCTTCAGAACAGACGGATAAGTGAACTCATCGGGTCTTATACCTCTATTTACCATCTGTCTATAGGCAGATAACGCCTTTTCATTTTGCCTCCTTCTAACATAGGAAGAAATAAGGAGATTCCAAGGGAGAGGGTGCAAAATATTTGAAGTTTCAGCAATTGCATGAGCATTATCAAGTAAATCGAAGGTCGTATAAAAGGTGAGTATCCTTGGTACCAAATTCCAACTATGTGCAACGCCCGAATTAATAATGCAGGCATGAAGCTGCTTCCCTTCGAGAAGTGACTTACTGTTAGTACAACATAACAAAAGAGACGATAAGGACTGTATAACAAGATCACAAGGGGTTTGAGAGGAGACATGAGTCCGAATAAGTGAAAAAGTTCTAAAGGCTTTGCATATGTGGCCTTGGCTTGCAAAGTCCT
This sequence is a window from Nicotiana sylvestris chromosome 3, ASM39365v2, whole genome shotgun sequence. Protein-coding genes within it:
- the LOC104229314 gene encoding pentatricopeptide repeat-containing protein At1g71490, translated to MPSRFSVLPRNLPLSQIRMFIPKKWRSVTESDPRNSVHSLLCSSRESVSGSCEATNESMVDCLLTTLKDFASQGHICKAFRTFSLIRTHVSSQTPCDLVIQSLSSLLLCCTNSKSLLEGKQLHACIINSGVAHSWNLVPRILTFYTTFDLLDNAHAIAETSNILHPLPWNLLISSYVRRRQNEKALSAYRQMVNRGIRPDEFTYPSVLKACGEQLNLASGQDIHKSIDGSFLEGSLFVQNALVSMYAKCGEVDVANDIFERMPVKDAVSWNSMIYGYASKGMWSKAFELFDRMRATGAEMDIITWNTIAGGCLKTGNFIGALKLFSQMRTCGIQLEPVATLIGLGACSHTGLLKNGKEIHGIVMRSHLDDFDNVRNALINMYARCKALKQAHILFQLVDSKTVITWNTIISGFAHWDRSEETSFLFREMLLSGVEPNYITIASILPLCARVANLQHGKEFHCYLTRRKGFEEHMLLWNSLVDMYARSGKVVVARKLFNLMSKKDAVTYTSLIAGYGIQGEGREAIELFNEMIRHHIKPDHVTMVATLSACSHSGHVTQGQKLFEQMQSTYDISPRLEHFSCLIDLFGRAGLLKKAEEIIIKMPYEPTPEMWATLLGACKIHRNTEIGEWAAEKLLELRPDNPGYYVLIANMYADAGRWNKLAKVRTIMRDFGVRKAPGCAWVDTGSGFSPFLVSDTSSGQTNEIYCLLGGLNRQMKDTGYVTTEDSSSEEELCEGLLL